A window of the Streptomyces formicae genome harbors these coding sequences:
- a CDS encoding phosphoribosylaminoimidazolesuccinocarboxamide synthase produces the protein MSGFVEKPEPLQVPGLTHLHTGKVRDLYETESGDLVMVASDRMSAYDWVLPTEIPDKGRVLTQLSLWWFERLTDLVPNHVLSTDLPAGAPADWAGRTLVCKALDMVPVECVARGYLTGSGLAEYNEARTVCGLALPEGLVDGSELPAPIFTPATKAAVGDHDENVSYEEVAHQVGAETAALLRQKTLAVYGRARDIARERGIILADTKFEFGFAGDELVIADEVLTPDSSRFWPADQWQPGRAQPSYDKQYVRDWLTSSASGWDRRSEQPPPALPDEVVAATRAKYVEAYERLTGTAWT, from the coding sequence GTGTCCGGATTCGTAGAAAAGCCCGAGCCGCTCCAGGTTCCGGGGCTGACCCACCTCCACACGGGCAAGGTGCGCGACCTGTACGAGACCGAGTCGGGCGATCTCGTGATGGTCGCGAGCGACCGCATGTCCGCGTACGACTGGGTGCTGCCCACCGAGATCCCCGACAAGGGCCGGGTCCTGACCCAGCTCTCCCTGTGGTGGTTCGAGCGCCTGACCGACCTCGTCCCCAACCACGTGCTCTCCACCGACCTGCCGGCCGGTGCTCCCGCCGACTGGGCGGGCCGCACTCTGGTCTGCAAGGCGCTGGACATGGTGCCCGTCGAGTGCGTCGCACGCGGCTATCTGACCGGCTCCGGCCTTGCCGAGTACAACGAGGCCCGCACGGTCTGCGGCCTCGCACTCCCCGAGGGGCTGGTGGACGGCTCCGAGCTCCCCGCCCCGATCTTCACCCCCGCCACGAAGGCCGCCGTCGGCGACCACGACGAGAACGTGTCGTACGAGGAGGTGGCCCACCAGGTCGGCGCCGAGACCGCCGCCCTGCTGCGCCAGAAGACCCTCGCCGTCTACGGCCGCGCCCGGGACATCGCCCGGGAGCGCGGGATCATCCTCGCCGACACCAAGTTCGAGTTCGGCTTCGCCGGCGATGAGCTGGTCATCGCGGACGAGGTGCTCACCCCGGACTCCTCCCGCTTCTGGCCCGCCGACCAGTGGCAGCCCGGCCGCGCACAGCCCTCGTACGACAAGCAGTACGTGCGCGACTGGCTGACCTCGTCGGCCTCCGGCTGGGACCGCAGGAGCGAGCAGCCGCCGCCCGCGCTGCCCGACGAGGTGGTGGCGGCGACCCGCGCCAAGTACGTGGAGGCGTACGAGCGGCTGACCGGCACCGCCTGGACGTAG
- a CDS encoding N,N-dimethylformamidase beta subunit family domain-containing protein — protein MGAEQIRRWESGALAHAVSDPFGQGPLPWLRGSEHYFDDTGQVVPWYVDPDPAAARGKSARGPRTADDVRRQIKGFASTGAVAPGEAIDFHITVDPPQQFSVDIYRIGHYGGDGAAKITTSPRLSGIVQPAPLTADRTVSCHHWWLSWRLQVPSYWSIGAYVAVLTTADGYRSHIPFTVRDSHPADLLLLLPDVTWQAYNLYPEDGRTGASLYHAWDENGRLLGEEDAAITVSFDRPYAGAGLPLHVGHAYDFIRWAERYGYDLAYADTRDLHAGRIDPTRYRGLVFPGHDEYWSAPMRRTAELARDHGTSLVFLSANTMYWQVELGPSPSGVADRLLTCRKRRGPGRPALWREIDRPEQLLLGIQYAGRVPEPRPMVVRNADHWLWETTGADDGDEIPGLVAGEADRYFPRTPLPEHQGRILLAHSPYQDTEGATRHQETSLYRAPSGALVFASGTFAWSPALDRPGHVDTRIQRATANLLDRICKRD, from the coding sequence ATGGGGGCGGAGCAGATCCGGCGGTGGGAATCGGGCGCCCTCGCCCATGCCGTCAGCGACCCCTTCGGCCAGGGCCCGCTGCCCTGGCTGCGCGGCAGCGAGCACTACTTCGACGACACCGGCCAGGTCGTGCCCTGGTACGTGGACCCGGACCCGGCCGCCGCCCGCGGCAAGAGCGCTCGCGGCCCCCGTACCGCCGACGACGTACGCCGCCAGATCAAGGGCTTCGCCTCCACCGGCGCCGTGGCCCCGGGTGAGGCCATCGACTTCCACATCACCGTGGACCCGCCGCAGCAGTTCTCCGTCGACATCTACCGCATCGGTCACTACGGGGGCGACGGAGCAGCCAAGATCACCACCAGCCCCCGTCTCTCCGGCATCGTCCAGCCCGCCCCGCTCACCGCCGACCGCACGGTCTCCTGCCACCACTGGTGGCTCTCCTGGCGGCTCCAGGTCCCTTCGTACTGGTCGATCGGGGCGTACGTCGCCGTCCTCACCACCGCCGACGGGTACCGCTCGCACATCCCGTTCACGGTCCGCGACAGCCACCCCGCCGATCTGCTCCTGCTCCTCCCCGACGTCACCTGGCAGGCGTACAACCTCTATCCCGAGGACGGCAGGACCGGCGCCAGCCTCTACCACGCGTGGGACGAGAACGGCCGGCTCCTCGGCGAGGAGGACGCCGCGATCACGGTCTCCTTCGACCGTCCGTACGCGGGCGCGGGCCTGCCCCTCCACGTCGGCCACGCATACGACTTCATCCGCTGGGCCGAGCGGTACGGCTACGACCTCGCCTACGCCGACACCCGCGATCTGCACGCCGGCCGGATCGACCCCACCCGCTACCGCGGCCTGGTCTTCCCCGGCCACGACGAGTACTGGTCGGCGCCCATGCGCCGCACCGCCGAGCTCGCCCGCGACCACGGCACCTCCCTGGTCTTCCTCTCCGCCAACACCATGTACTGGCAGGTCGAGCTCGGCCCGTCCCCTTCCGGCGTCGCGGACCGCCTCCTCACCTGCCGCAAGCGCCGCGGCCCCGGCCGCCCCGCCCTCTGGCGCGAGATCGACCGGCCGGAGCAGCTGCTGCTCGGCATCCAGTACGCGGGCCGGGTCCCCGAGCCGCGCCCCATGGTGGTGCGCAACGCCGACCACTGGCTCTGGGAGACGACCGGCGCCGACGACGGCGACGAGATCCCCGGCCTGGTCGCGGGCGAGGCCGACCGGTACTTCCCGCGCACCCCGCTCCCCGAGCACCAGGGCCGCATCCTCCTCGCCCACTCGCCCTACCAGGACACCGAAGGCGCCACCCGCCACCAGGAGACGTCCCTCTACCGCGCCCCCTCCGGCGCGCTCGTCTTCGCCTCCGGCACCTTCGCCTGGTCCCCGGCGCTCGACCGTCCCGGCCATGTGGACACCCGCATCCAGCGCGCGACCGCCAATCTCCTCGACCGCATCTGCAAGCGCGACTGA
- the purD gene encoding phosphoribosylamine--glycine ligase, with the protein MKVLVIGGGAREHALCRSLSLDPDVTALHCAPGNAGIAEVARLHEVDALDGAAVAALAGELQADLVVVGPEAPLVAGVADAVRAAGIPCFGPSGEAAQLEGSKAFAKDVMAVANVPTARSYVCTTPEEIDEALDAFGAPYVVKDDGLAAGKGVVVTDDLEKAREHALSCDRVVIEEYLDGPEVSLFAITDGETVLPLQPAQDFKRALDGDEGPNTGGMGAYSPLPWADPKLVDEVMEAVLQPTVNELRRRGTPFSGLLYAGLAITSRGVRVIEFNARFGDPETQVVLARLKTPLASVLLNAANGTLADEPPLNWRDDAAVTVVVASHNYPGTPRTGDPIEGLDAVVEQDAPHAYVLHAGTRKDGDAVVSAGGRVLSVTATGTNLAQARERAYAAVGRIRLEGSQHRTDIARKAAGE; encoded by the coding sequence GTGAAGGTCCTCGTCATCGGCGGCGGCGCCCGCGAACACGCCCTGTGCCGCTCTCTCTCCCTCGACCCCGACGTCACCGCTCTGCACTGCGCGCCCGGCAATGCCGGCATCGCCGAGGTCGCGCGGCTGCACGAGGTGGACGCCCTCGACGGCGCCGCCGTGGCCGCGCTCGCCGGCGAGCTCCAGGCGGATCTCGTCGTCGTCGGCCCCGAGGCGCCCCTCGTCGCCGGTGTCGCCGACGCCGTACGTGCCGCAGGCATCCCCTGCTTCGGCCCGTCCGGCGAGGCGGCCCAGCTGGAGGGCTCCAAGGCCTTCGCCAAGGACGTGATGGCCGTGGCGAACGTGCCCACGGCCCGCTCGTACGTCTGCACCACGCCCGAGGAGATCGACGAGGCGCTGGACGCCTTCGGCGCCCCGTACGTCGTGAAGGACGACGGTCTCGCGGCCGGCAAGGGCGTCGTCGTGACCGACGACCTGGAGAAGGCCCGCGAGCACGCGCTCTCCTGCGACCGGGTCGTCATCGAGGAGTACCTCGACGGTCCCGAGGTCTCCCTCTTCGCCATCACGGACGGCGAGACCGTGCTTCCCCTCCAGCCCGCCCAGGACTTCAAGCGCGCCCTCGACGGCGACGAGGGTCCGAACACCGGCGGCATGGGCGCGTACTCCCCGCTGCCCTGGGCCGACCCCAAGCTGGTCGACGAGGTCATGGAGGCCGTGCTCCAGCCCACCGTGAACGAACTGCGCCGCCGCGGTACGCCGTTCTCCGGACTGCTCTACGCCGGCCTGGCGATCACCAGCCGCGGCGTACGGGTGATCGAGTTCAACGCTCGTTTCGGTGACCCCGAGACCCAGGTGGTCCTGGCCCGGCTCAAGACCCCGCTCGCGAGCGTCCTGCTCAACGCGGCGAACGGCACGCTCGCCGACGAGCCCCCGCTCAACTGGCGTGACGACGCTGCCGTCACCGTCGTCGTGGCCTCGCACAACTACCCCGGTACGCCGCGCACCGGCGACCCGATCGAGGGATTGGACGCCGTCGTGGAGCAGGACGCCCCGCATGCGTACGTCCTGCACGCCGGGACCAGGAAGGACGGCGACGCCGTCGTGAGCGCCGGCGGCCGTGTGCTGTCGGTGACGGCGACCGGCACGAACCTGGCGCAGGCCCGCGAGCGTGCGTATGCGGCAGTCGGCCGTATCAGGCTCGAGGGCTCGCAGCACCGTACGGACATCGCGCGCAAGGCCGCCGGGGAGTGA
- a CDS encoding DNA polymerase III subunit gamma and tau, whose translation MSSLALYRRYRPESFAEVIGQEHVTDPLQQALRNNRVNHAYLFSGPRGCGKTTSARILARCLNCEQGPTPTPCGECQSCRDLARNGPGSIDVIEIDAASHGGVDDARELREKAFFGPASSRYKIYIIDEAHMVTSAGFNALLKVVEEPPEHLKFIFATTEPEKVIGTIRSRTHHYPFRLVPPGTLREYLAEVCGREGIPVEDGVLPLVVRAGAGSVRDSMSVMDQLLAGAADDGVTYAMATALLGYTDGSLLDAVVEAFAAGDGAAAFEVVDRVIEGGNDPRRFVADLLERLRDLVILAAVPDAAEKGLIDAPVDVVERMQAQAQVFGAAELSRAADLVNTGLTEMRGATSPRLQLELICARVLLPAAFDDERSMQARLDRLERGATFSTGAQAPAMGYVPATDAHMPPGPHGPVGGSASGPVGVPTGVPAAGAAGGPAAARAAVRGPGPGAEPQAAPAVPEAQPAPAPAAAPPPPPAQEQSSAPRPGAWPSAATPGATTSGAAAQGAPSAAAPAAQRPGAWPSAAAPGQERTAPAAPPAPERPAPAAPQPPSQAVAPSAAQGASQVRNMWPDILEAVKNRRRFTWILLSQNAQVAGFDGTTLQLGFINAGARDNFASSGSEDVLRQALAEQFNVQWKIEAIIDPSGGVGAPPAAPGGGGGYGSRPAPAPRPAQSAAPQSPPQPQPPQQGRPAAQPPAQEPPRAAAAPSQSSQSAAPVQQAPARPAPVAPEDDIPEEDDPDLVDSALSGHDLIVRELGATVVEEYTNE comes from the coding sequence GTGTCGTCCCTTGCGCTGTACCGCCGCTACCGTCCCGAGTCCTTCGCCGAGGTCATCGGGCAGGAGCATGTCACCGACCCGCTGCAGCAGGCGCTGCGGAACAACCGGGTCAATCACGCGTACCTGTTCAGCGGGCCGCGCGGCTGCGGCAAGACGACCAGTGCGCGGATCCTCGCGCGGTGTCTGAACTGCGAGCAGGGGCCTACGCCGACCCCGTGCGGGGAGTGCCAGTCCTGCCGGGATCTCGCGCGGAACGGGCCGGGGTCGATCGACGTCATCGAGATCGACGCAGCGTCGCACGGTGGTGTGGACGACGCCCGTGAGCTGCGGGAGAAGGCGTTCTTCGGGCCCGCGTCGAGCCGGTACAAGATCTACATCATCGACGAGGCGCACATGGTCACGTCGGCGGGGTTCAACGCCCTGCTGAAGGTGGTCGAGGAGCCTCCGGAGCATCTGAAGTTCATCTTCGCCACGACCGAGCCCGAGAAGGTCATCGGGACGATCCGGTCGAGGACGCATCACTATCCGTTCCGGCTGGTGCCGCCCGGCACGCTCAGGGAGTACCTGGCGGAGGTCTGCGGCCGGGAGGGCATCCCGGTGGAGGACGGCGTGCTGCCGCTGGTGGTGCGCGCCGGGGCCGGGTCGGTGCGTGACTCGATGTCCGTGATGGACCAGTTGCTCGCGGGCGCGGCCGACGACGGTGTGACGTACGCCATGGCGACGGCTCTGCTCGGTTATACGGACGGGTCGCTGCTGGATGCGGTCGTGGAGGCGTTCGCGGCGGGGGACGGGGCCGCGGCGTTCGAGGTCGTGGACCGGGTGATCGAGGGCGGGAACGATCCCCGGCGCTTCGTCGCCGATCTGCTGGAGCGGCTGCGGGACCTCGTGATCCTCGCGGCGGTTCCGGACGCGGCGGAGAAGGGTCTGATCGACGCCCCCGTCGACGTGGTCGAGCGGATGCAGGCGCAGGCGCAGGTGTTCGGAGCCGCCGAGCTCAGCCGCGCGGCCGATCTCGTCAACACCGGGCTGACGGAGATGCGCGGCGCGACCTCGCCGCGGCTGCAGCTGGAGCTGATCTGCGCCCGGGTGCTGCTGCCCGCGGCGTTCGACGACGAGCGTTCGATGCAGGCACGGCTCGACCGGCTGGAGCGCGGGGCCACCTTCTCGACGGGCGCGCAGGCTCCCGCCATGGGGTACGTACCGGCGACGGACGCCCACATGCCGCCCGGGCCGCACGGCCCCGTCGGGGGATCCGCCAGTGGTCCCGTCGGTGTGCCGACCGGTGTGCCTGCCGCTGGAGCGGCCGGTGGTCCGGCGGCTGCTCGTGCGGCCGTACGGGGTCCGGGCCCCGGGGCCGAGCCGCAGGCCGCGCCCGCTGTGCCCGAAGCCCAGCCGGCACCGGCACCGGCAGCCGCACCGCCGCCCCCGCCCGCCCAGGAGCAGTCCAGCGCACCGCGGCCCGGTGCCTGGCCCAGCGCCGCGACTCCCGGTGCCACGACTTCCGGTGCCGCGGCCCAGGGTGCTCCGAGCGCCGCCGCGCCGGCCGCCCAGCGCCCCGGTGCCTGGCCGTCCGCCGCCGCCCCCGGGCAGGAGCGCACCGCGCCTGCCGCGCCGCCGGCGCCGGAGCGGCCCGCGCCCGCCGCCCCCCAGCCCCCGAGCCAGGCCGTCGCGCCCAGTGCAGCCCAGGGCGCGTCCCAGGTGCGGAACATGTGGCCCGACATCCTGGAGGCGGTCAAGAACCGGCGCCGCTTCACCTGGATCCTGCTCAGTCAGAACGCGCAGGTCGCGGGCTTCGACGGCACCACCCTCCAACTCGGGTTCATCAACGCCGGGGCCCGCGACAACTTCGCGAGCAGCGGCAGCGAGGACGTGCTGCGGCAGGCGCTGGCCGAGCAGTTCAACGTCCAGTGGAAGATCGAGGCGATCATCGACCCGTCGGGCGGCGTGGGCGCACCCCCGGCCGCGCCCGGCGGCGGTGGCGGCTACGGCAGCCGCCCGGCCCCGGCACCTCGGCCCGCCCAGTCGGCCGCACCGCAGTCCCCGCCCCAGCCTCAGCCGCCGCAGCAGGGCCGGCCCGCCGCGCAGCCGCCCGCCCAGGAGCCCCCGCGCGCCGCGGCTGCTCCGTCGCAGTCGTCCCAATCCGCTGCGCCGGTGCAGCAGGCTCCCGCCCGGCCCGCACCCGTCGCGCCCGAGGACGACATCCCGGAAGAGGACGATCCGGACCTCGTGGACTCCGCGCTCTCCGGTCACGACCTGATCGTGCGGGAGCTCGGCGCCACGGTCGTGGAGGAATACACAAACGAGTAG
- a CDS encoding VOC family protein: MASRLNPYISFGGDARQAMEFYKEVFGGTLALNTYGESGQAGTPDADKIMHAMLETPSGFTLMGADAPPGMENTPGNNFSVSLSGDDDAELRGYWEKLSTGGSVAVPLEKQMWGDVFGMCTDRFGIPWMVNISEPQG; encoded by the coding sequence ATGGCCTCGCGACTCAACCCGTACATCAGCTTCGGCGGCGACGCCCGGCAGGCGATGGAGTTCTACAAGGAGGTCTTCGGCGGCACGCTGGCGCTGAACACCTACGGCGAGTCCGGCCAGGCCGGCACCCCCGATGCCGACAAGATCATGCACGCCATGCTGGAAACGCCGAGCGGCTTCACCCTGATGGGCGCCGACGCCCCGCCCGGTATGGAGAACACGCCGGGCAACAACTTCTCGGTGAGCCTCAGCGGCGACGACGACGCCGAGCTGCGCGGCTACTGGGAGAAGCTGTCCACCGGCGGCTCCGTGGCGGTGCCCCTGGAGAAGCAGATGTGGGGCGACGTGTTCGGCATGTGCACGGACCGGTTCGGCATCCCCTGGATGGTGAACATCAGCGAGCCCCAGGGCTGA
- a CDS encoding D-alanyl-D-alanine carboxypeptidase family protein, translated as MAGIGGWQGLGDDGRSGGSTAAARAAAVADRLALPWPSEGQSSIAVEGLGSLGSRGGDEPVPIASVTKVMTAYVVLKEHPLRDGERGPQITVDDTAAQEALSLSESSAPVRAGQRFGQRDLLELLLLPSGNNVARLLARWDAGSQEAFVAKMNRTAAGLGMTRTTYTGASGVEPTTRSTADDQLKLARRAMEEPVLRAVVAMRSTTIPGVPGTVTNTNRLLDKPGVIGLKTGSSTPAGGNLMWAAEAKSGSTRHLVLGVVLAQRAGTTPTEGLQAALDSSGRLIDAVQQDLPDALSAHDGKAVHA; from the coding sequence ATGGCCGGGATCGGCGGCTGGCAGGGGCTCGGGGACGACGGCCGGAGCGGCGGTTCCACGGCCGCCGCGCGGGCGGCGGCCGTGGCGGACCGGCTGGCCCTGCCGTGGCCGTCGGAGGGCCAGTCGAGCATCGCGGTGGAGGGTCTCGGCAGCCTGGGCAGCAGGGGCGGGGACGAGCCGGTGCCGATCGCGAGCGTCACCAAGGTGATGACCGCGTACGTGGTCCTCAAGGAGCACCCGCTCCGGGACGGGGAGCGCGGTCCGCAGATCACGGTCGACGACACGGCCGCACAGGAGGCGCTGTCGCTCAGCGAGTCCAGCGCCCCCGTCCGTGCAGGGCAGCGGTTCGGTCAGCGCGATCTTCTGGAGCTGCTGCTGCTCCCTTCGGGCAACAACGTGGCCCGGCTGCTGGCCCGTTGGGATGCCGGAAGCCAGGAGGCGTTCGTGGCGAAGATGAACCGCACCGCCGCCGGGCTGGGGATGACCCGCACGACGTACACGGGAGCGAGCGGTGTCGAGCCGACGACCCGGAGCACCGCCGACGACCAGCTCAAGCTCGCCCGCCGGGCCATGGAGGAGCCGGTGCTGCGCGCGGTGGTGGCGATGCGCAGTACGACGATCCCCGGAGTGCCGGGCACCGTCACCAACACCAACCGGCTGCTCGACAAGCCCGGAGTGATCGGGCTCAAGACCGGGTCGAGCACGCCCGCCGGCGGCAACCTCATGTGGGCGGCCGAGGCGAAGTCCGGCAGCACACGCCATCTCGTGCTCGGCGTCGTACTCGCGCAGCGCGCCGGCACCACGCCCACCGAGGGCCTCCAGGCCGCCCTGGACAGCAGCGGCCGGCTCATCGACGCCGTTCAGCAGGACCTGCCGGACGCCCTCTCGGCTCACGACGGCAAGGCGGTGCACGCGTGA
- a CDS encoding endonuclease/exonuclease/phosphatase family protein: MPAVGGRRIRRCEKLIAAASVLSALVMAGHAWIPNEYGNLGSLVETFLPWWGLTVPVLLALAAVRRSAAAGAAALLPAVVWCSLFGGTLMDKRSEGGDLTVVSHNVHDENPDPDGTARALAATGADLLALEELSPRTAPAYENALAGSYAYHSVQGTVGLWSKYPLRDVGPVAIMPWTRALRATADTPKGPVAVYAAHLASVRVHPESGFAASRRNESARKLADALRAEALPRVVVVGDLNGTTDDSALRPVTSGFRSAQEEAGNGFGLTWPAAFPAARIDQILLKGITPAAAWTLPPTRSDHLPVAAALRL; encoded by the coding sequence GTGCCCGCCGTCGGCGGAAGGCGCATCCGGCGGTGCGAGAAGCTCATCGCGGCGGCCTCGGTGCTGTCCGCGCTGGTCATGGCCGGGCACGCCTGGATACCGAACGAGTACGGCAACCTCGGCAGTCTCGTGGAGACCTTCCTGCCCTGGTGGGGGCTGACCGTCCCCGTGCTGCTGGCCCTGGCCGCGGTGCGGCGGTCCGCGGCCGCCGGTGCCGCCGCGCTCCTTCCCGCCGTCGTCTGGTGCTCCCTGTTCGGCGGCACCCTCATGGACAAGCGGTCCGAAGGCGGCGATCTGACGGTGGTCAGCCACAACGTCCACGACGAGAACCCCGACCCGGACGGGACCGCACGTGCCCTCGCCGCCACCGGCGCCGATCTGCTCGCGCTGGAGGAGCTGTCCCCGCGCACGGCACCGGCGTACGAGAACGCGCTGGCCGGCAGCTATGCGTACCACTCGGTGCAGGGCACGGTCGGGCTGTGGAGCAAGTACCCGCTGCGGGACGTGGGTCCGGTCGCGATCATGCCGTGGACGCGTGCCCTGCGGGCCACGGCCGACACCCCCAAGGGGCCGGTCGCGGTCTACGCCGCCCACCTCGCATCGGTGCGTGTCCACCCGGAGTCGGGTTTCGCCGCGTCCCGGCGCAACGAGTCGGCCCGGAAGCTGGCCGATGCCTTACGGGCCGAGGCGCTGCCCCGGGTCGTGGTGGTGGGCGATCTCAACGGCACGACCGACGACAGCGCGCTGCGGCCGGTGACCTCCGGGTTCCGCTCGGCCCAGGAGGAGGCGGGCAACGGCTTCGGCCTCACCTGGCCCGCGGCGTTCCCGGCGGCCCGGATCGACCAGATCCTCCTGAAGGGCATCACACCGGCGGCGGCCTGGACCCTGCCGCCGACCAGGAGCGACCATCTGCCGGTCGCTGCCGCCCTCCGGCTGTGA